A region of the Microcystis aeruginosa FD4 genome:
AAAAGGGATGTACTGAAACGGAATTATTATCCTTAGCATCACAAGTAGAAGCTCAATCTAATCATCCCATAGCATAGCCCAATCTATTCGCAAAGCTTATAATCAATCTATTGATAATTCACAAGTAGAAAATTATCAAGAATTAGCAGGTTATGTAATAGCTGCTTTAGTCAATGGTAAATCTGTGATTGCTGGAAATGATAAATTTTTGCATCGAGAAAATATTGAACATAATACTTTTGATGTTGAAGTAACAGTAGTTCATTTGGCAGTAGATAATAGTTATATTGGCTATATTATCATTGCTGATAAGATTAAACAAGATGCAGTTTCAGCAATTTCTCGATTAAAACAGTTAGGAATTGAAAACAATGTTATGTTGACAGGATATAATAAAATTATTGCTTATCAAATTGCTCAAAAAATTGCCATAGATTCCTATGCGTCTGAATTATTACTAGAGGAAAAATTAGAATATTTAGAAAAATTAATCCGTCAATCTCAGGGTAAAGATAAAATTGCGGTAGTAGGTGATGGTATTAACGATGCTCCTATTATTGCGAGAGCAGATTTAGGTATGGCCATGGGTGGTTTAGGCTCAGATGCAGCGATTGAAACAGCAGATGTAGTGATTATGAAAGATGCACCCTCGAAAGTGGCTGATGCGATTAAAATTGCTCAAAAAACTCATACAATTGTTTGTGGCAAAATATTATTTTTGCTTTGGCTATAAAAGGGTCATTTATTATTTTGGGGGCTTTTGGGGTGGCAACTATTTGGGAGGCAGTTTTTGCTGATGTTGGGGTAGCTCTGATAGCGATTTTTAATGCGACTAGAGTGATCAGAAATTAAGACCTTGCTGATCTTAGGAATGAAATAAGGATAAATCGCTAAAAACCTTTTTTCGGAAATATCTCAATCTTATTTCATTCTGATTTCATAATTAGAAGCTATCATTGAAGAATACTAGCTATAAAGCATTTAATTTAGCTATCAGTCAAATAGGCTTTTACCTTGTAATCCATGATTTATCTTAAGAGGAATGTGTTATGAACAGGAAATTATTAGTTTATAGTCTTGCTGGTTTCTTTACAGGTAGTGCTGTTACCGCTTTAGCAATATTACCTATATTTAATCCTCAAGCAAATTTTTTGATTCCATCACTTTACTCTCAGACTCCTTCACCTAACAATACTCCGATGATGGGGGGAATGATGAATGAGCAACATTTTATCGTGATGATGATTCCCCACCATGAAGATGCGATCGCAATGGCTGATTTAGCCTTAAAACGCGCAACACACCCCGAAATTAAGGAATTAGCGCAAGCGATTAAAACCACCCAAACCCAAGAAATTGCACAGATGCAAAGCTGGTATAAACAGTGGCATGGTATTTATGTACCAAAATGGTCGCCTGGTATGGGAATGAATGGTATGGGAATGAATGGT
Encoded here:
- a CDS encoding DUF305 domain-containing protein, whose product is MNRKLLVYSLAGFFTGSAVTALAILPIFNPQANFLIPSLYSQTPSPNNTPMMGGMMNEQHFIVMMIPHHEDAIAMADLALKRATHPEIKELAQAIKTTQTQEIAQMQSWYKQWHGIYVPKWSPGMGMNGMGMNGMGMNGMGMNGMGMRMTQSDLTALENASDFDRAFIEDMIPHHQMGVMMTQMMLGNDNNHPEMQQLGQNIINAQTAEINEMQQWYQKWYQ
- a CDS encoding HAD-IC family P-type ATPase, which encodes MDNSQVENYQELAGYVIAALVNGKSVIAGNDKFLHRENIEHNTFDVEVTVVHLAVDNSYIGYIIIADKIKQDAVSAISRLKQLGIENNVMLTGYNKIIAYQIAQKIAIDSYASELLLEEKLEYLEKLIRQSQGKDKIAVVGDGINDAPIIARADLGMAMGGLGSDAAIETADVVIMKDAPSKVADAIKIAQKTHTIVCGKILFLLWL